The following coding sequences are from one Arcobacter nitrofigilis DSM 7299 window:
- a CDS encoding substrate-binding periplasmic protein, with protein MHTTIMKSIIILILLVQYSYSKSFKEILNDGYIRVGVSYDYIPFGFINNDGILDGFDIDLIKRMMNKLELRVKFIEVSSTNKEKMLLDDKLDILFAGMSKDKQSNKNIIFTKPYYTDEQVILLNSNKNVKTLKDMDNMHVGSLKGTNYLTNFLKIQPNVLTVSFSQYPQLTKALAYNNIDAVTAGSSWAKEQVESHPNEFRILSDVICQINYSMALKKSNEDLKEKLNLLFIESKNDNSYEKIYQKWFK; from the coding sequence ATGCATACTACTATTATGAAAAGCATTATTATTTTAATATTGTTAGTTCAATATTCTTATTCGAAAAGTTTTAAAGAAATTCTTAATGATGGATATATAAGAGTTGGAGTGAGTTACGATTATATACCTTTTGGTTTTATAAATAATGATGGAATACTTGATGGTTTTGATATTGATTTAATTAAAAGAATGATGAACAAACTAGAACTTAGAGTTAAATTTATAGAAGTAAGTTCTACTAATAAAGAAAAAATGCTTTTAGATGATAAGTTAGATATTCTTTTTGCAGGAATGAGTAAAGATAAACAAAGCAATAAAAATATCATTTTTACTAAACCTTATTATACGGATGAACAAGTTATATTATTAAATAGTAATAAGAATGTTAAAACTTTAAAAGACATGGATAATATGCATGTAGGTTCTTTAAAAGGAACAAATTATTTAACAAATTTTCTAAAAATACAGCCAAATGTATTAACCGTTAGTTTTTCTCAATATCCACAATTAACAAAAGCATTGGCATATAATAATATAGATGCAGTTACAGCTGGTTCTAGTTGGGCAAAAGAGCAGGTCGAAAGTCATCCTAATGAATTTAGAATTTTAAGCGATGTTATTTGTCAAATAAATTATTCAATGGCTTTGAAGAAGAGTAATGAAGACTTAAAAGAAAAATTAAATTTATTATTTATTGAAAGTAAAAATGATAATTCCTATGAAAAGATTTATCAGAAATGGTTTAAATAA
- the fliP gene encoding flagellar type III secretion system pore protein FliP (The bacterial flagellar biogenesis protein FliP forms a type III secretion system (T3SS)-type pore required for flagellar assembly.), protein MKIILALFIFSISLFAADNLPVINLSIASIDQPAQFVKTINIAIILILLAMAPTLLLMVTSFTRLIIVLSLLRQAMGLQQAPPNQIVISMALILTIFIMEPYAKTSYNEGIKPYMEEKIGYEEAFAKSVKPFKEFMIKNTREEDIALFYRIKKEKNPKNIDDVALTLLMPAFIVSELRTAFEIGFLIFLPFLVIDIIVASILMSLGMMMLPPVMISLPIKVIFFIIIDGWQLIIGNLAQSFK, encoded by the coding sequence TTGAAAATTATATTAGCACTTTTTATATTTTCTATTTCACTTTTTGCTGCTGATAATTTGCCAGTGATAAATCTTTCAATTGCATCAATCGATCAACCTGCACAATTTGTAAAAACAATAAATATAGCTATTATTCTTATACTACTAGCAATGGCACCAACCTTACTATTAATGGTGACAAGCTTTACAAGACTTATAATCGTATTATCATTGCTAAGACAAGCAATGGGGCTTCAACAAGCACCTCCAAACCAAATAGTAATATCTATGGCACTTATTTTGACTATATTTATTATGGAACCATATGCTAAGACCTCTTATAATGAAGGTATTAAACCTTACATGGAAGAGAAAATTGGTTATGAAGAAGCTTTTGCTAAAAGTGTGAAGCCATTTAAAGAATTCATGATAAAAAATACAAGAGAAGAAGATATTGCCCTTTTTTATCGTATAAAAAAAGAAAAAAATCCTAAAAATATAGATGATGTTGCTCTTACTCTTTTGATGCCTGCATTTATTGTAAGTGAATTAAGAACAGCCTTTGAAATAGGATTTTTAATATTCTTACCTTTTTTAGTTATTGATATTATTGTAGCTTCCATACTTATGAGTTTAGGTATGATGATGCTACCTCCTGTAATGATATCCTTGCCCATAAAGGTTATCTTTTTTATTATTATAGATGGGTGGCAACTTATTATTGGAAATCTTGCACAATCTTTTAAATAA